Proteins from a genomic interval of Lycium barbarum isolate Lr01 unplaced genomic scaffold, ASM1917538v2 unchr_scaffold_07, whole genome shotgun sequence:
- the LOC132625567 gene encoding putative clathrin assembly protein At5g35200 isoform X1, translated as MARKAFGALKDSTMVGMAKVNSEYKKLDVAILKATNHVEVMPKEKHVRTLFNAVSGNRPRADVCYCLHTLSKRLAKTRTWQVALKTLIVIHRAMREVDVSFLQELVNYSAHRGHLLNLTHFKDDTSTNAWDYSTWIRSYALYLEEYLECYCLVKYDFQRERKRMKELTTPTLIETIPCLQQLLSRLLACQPVGAAQYNFLIQHSLSIVAAESASLYVAIADGMLNLVDKFFEMQRHDAVRALEIYRRAGDQAVKLSEFFEICRNLDFGRSQKYVKIEKPPESFILAMEEYLTDAPKPLMLTWKPDDDDRNTKVIAVPGSKQETDEEQETEVQTKEDSNTETPAPPLIPDLLSFDEPSEDQSAALEDNNALALVISTPDELSNSLSSSDQSSQPTGWELDLVTASSSNQGASMDNKLIQGGVLDRSKLDNLYETAMARQNIVNDPYNREVLSSNPFEVADNSQDALYNPTNSGANGAQMAAMAHYHDYGVFMQQQINANMSQSQEQFIGQHEALMMQQQMAIVSLQQQNAGTIQEQKPQIIQENIADVPQQRLEGPPALVNNDSNPFGNPFTDQDLTTHNNPSQDLSNVSQNQNSPASLI; from the exons ATGGCGAGAAAAGCTTTTGGCGCTTTAAAAGATTCCACAATGGTCGGCATGGCCAAGGTTAACAGCGAGTACAAG AAACTAGATGTTGCTATACTCAAGGCCACAAACCATGTCGAAGTAATGCCAAAGGAGAAGCATGTACGAA CTCTTTTCAATGCGGTTTCAGGCAACAGACCTCGAGCAGATGTTTGCTATTGCTTACATACTCTCTCCAAGAGGCTCGCCAAAACGCGTACTTGGCAA GTTGCCCTAAAAACTTTAATTGTTATTCATCGTGCTATGAGGGAAGTTGATGTTTCATTTCTTCAAGAGCTTGTTAATTATAGTGCTCATAGAGGCCATTTGTTAAACCTAACACATTTCAAGGATGATACGAGCACCAATG CATGGGACTATTCTACATGGATtcgttcttatgctttatatctGGAAGAATACCTTGAATGCTACTGCTTAGTGAAATATGATTTTCAGAGAGAACGAAAG AGAATGAAGGAGCTAACTACCCCAACCTTGATAGAGACAATACCTTGTTTACAACAACTGCTCTCTCGCCTTCTCGCTTGCCAG CCAGTGGGAGCAGCTCAATATAATTTCTTGATTCAGCATTCCCTTTCAATT GTAGCAGCAGAAAGTGCGAGTCTCTATGTAGCGATTGCTGATGGGATGCTTAACTTAGTGGACAAG TTTTTTGAGATGCAACGTCATGATGCGGTCAGAGCACTTGAAATCTATCGAAGGGCAGGAGATCAA GCGGTAAAGCTATCTGAGTTCTTTGAGATATGTAGGAACCTTGATTTTGGACGAAGTCAGAAGTACGTTAAAATAGAAAAG CCGCCTGAGTCGTTCATATTAGCAATGGAAGAGTACTTGACGGATGCACCAAAACCTCTAATGCTTACATGGAAGCCG GATGATGATGACAGAAATACCAAGGTCATTGCTGTTCCTGGATCCAAACAAGAGACTGATGAAGAGCAAGAAACTGAAGTACAAACGAAAGAAGACAGTAACACGGAAACTCCAGCCCCGCCCCTCATTCCTGACCTTTTA TCTTTTGATGAGCCAAGTGAAGATCAATCGGCTGCACTTGAAGATAACAACGCCCTAGCTTTAGTTATTAGTACACCTG ATGAACTGTCAAATTCTTTGAGCAGTTCAGACCAAAGTAGTCAACCTACAGGTTGGGAATTGGACCTCGTTACAGCATCAAGTTCTAACCAGGGGGCGTCCATGGATAATAAACTG ATACAGGGAGGTGTACTCGATAGATCAAAGTTGGATAATCTATACGAAACAGCAATGGCAAGACAGAATATTGTAAATGACCCTTACAATAGGGAAGTTTTGTCGTCTAATCCCTTTGAGGTAGCTGATAATTCCCAGGATGCATTGTATAATCCAACCAACTCTGGAGCAAATGGTGCACAAATGGCTGCTATGGCTCATTACCATGACTATGGTGTTTTTATGCAACAACAGATTAATGCCAATATGTCTCAATCACAAGAACAATTCATCGGACAACACGAAGCCTTGATGATGCAGCAGCAAATGGCTATTGTGTCTCTGCAACAGCAAAATGCTGGAACGATTCAAGAACAGAAACCGCAAATAATTCAAGAAAACATAGCTGATGTGCCTCAACAACGACTAGAAGGACCGCCAGCATTGGTCAATAATGACTCAAATCCATTTGGGAATCCTTTCACTGACCAAGATCTTACAACTCATAATAATCCCTCTCAGGATCTGTCTAATGTATCTCAAAATCAAAACTCACCAGCTAGTTTAATCTAA
- the LOC132625567 gene encoding putative clathrin assembly protein At5g35200 isoform X2, with protein sequence MARKAFGALKDSTMVGMAKVNSEYKKLDVAILKATNHVEVMPKEKHVRTLFNAVSGNRPRADVCYCLHTLSKRLAKTRTWQVALKTLIVIHRAMREVDVSFLQELVNYSAHRGHLLNLTHFKDDTSTNAWDYSTWIRSYALYLEEYLECYCLVKYDFQRERKRMKELTTPTLIETIPCLQQLLSRLLACQPVGAAQYNFLIQHSLSIVAAESASLYVAIADGMLNLVDKFFEMQRHDAVRALEIYRRAGDQAVKLSEFFEICRNLDFGRSQKYVKIEKDDDDRNTKVIAVPGSKQETDEEQETEVQTKEDSNTETPAPPLIPDLLSFDEPSEDQSAALEDNNALALVISTPDELSNSLSSSDQSSQPTGWELDLVTASSSNQGASMDNKLIQGGVLDRSKLDNLYETAMARQNIVNDPYNREVLSSNPFEVADNSQDALYNPTNSGANGAQMAAMAHYHDYGVFMQQQINANMSQSQEQFIGQHEALMMQQQMAIVSLQQQNAGTIQEQKPQIIQENIADVPQQRLEGPPALVNNDSNPFGNPFTDQDLTTHNNPSQDLSNVSQNQNSPASLI encoded by the exons ATGGCGAGAAAAGCTTTTGGCGCTTTAAAAGATTCCACAATGGTCGGCATGGCCAAGGTTAACAGCGAGTACAAG AAACTAGATGTTGCTATACTCAAGGCCACAAACCATGTCGAAGTAATGCCAAAGGAGAAGCATGTACGAA CTCTTTTCAATGCGGTTTCAGGCAACAGACCTCGAGCAGATGTTTGCTATTGCTTACATACTCTCTCCAAGAGGCTCGCCAAAACGCGTACTTGGCAA GTTGCCCTAAAAACTTTAATTGTTATTCATCGTGCTATGAGGGAAGTTGATGTTTCATTTCTTCAAGAGCTTGTTAATTATAGTGCTCATAGAGGCCATTTGTTAAACCTAACACATTTCAAGGATGATACGAGCACCAATG CATGGGACTATTCTACATGGATtcgttcttatgctttatatctGGAAGAATACCTTGAATGCTACTGCTTAGTGAAATATGATTTTCAGAGAGAACGAAAG AGAATGAAGGAGCTAACTACCCCAACCTTGATAGAGACAATACCTTGTTTACAACAACTGCTCTCTCGCCTTCTCGCTTGCCAG CCAGTGGGAGCAGCTCAATATAATTTCTTGATTCAGCATTCCCTTTCAATT GTAGCAGCAGAAAGTGCGAGTCTCTATGTAGCGATTGCTGATGGGATGCTTAACTTAGTGGACAAG TTTTTTGAGATGCAACGTCATGATGCGGTCAGAGCACTTGAAATCTATCGAAGGGCAGGAGATCAA GCGGTAAAGCTATCTGAGTTCTTTGAGATATGTAGGAACCTTGATTTTGGACGAAGTCAGAAGTACGTTAAAATAGAAAAG GATGATGATGACAGAAATACCAAGGTCATTGCTGTTCCTGGATCCAAACAAGAGACTGATGAAGAGCAAGAAACTGAAGTACAAACGAAAGAAGACAGTAACACGGAAACTCCAGCCCCGCCCCTCATTCCTGACCTTTTA TCTTTTGATGAGCCAAGTGAAGATCAATCGGCTGCACTTGAAGATAACAACGCCCTAGCTTTAGTTATTAGTACACCTG ATGAACTGTCAAATTCTTTGAGCAGTTCAGACCAAAGTAGTCAACCTACAGGTTGGGAATTGGACCTCGTTACAGCATCAAGTTCTAACCAGGGGGCGTCCATGGATAATAAACTG ATACAGGGAGGTGTACTCGATAGATCAAAGTTGGATAATCTATACGAAACAGCAATGGCAAGACAGAATATTGTAAATGACCCTTACAATAGGGAAGTTTTGTCGTCTAATCCCTTTGAGGTAGCTGATAATTCCCAGGATGCATTGTATAATCCAACCAACTCTGGAGCAAATGGTGCACAAATGGCTGCTATGGCTCATTACCATGACTATGGTGTTTTTATGCAACAACAGATTAATGCCAATATGTCTCAATCACAAGAACAATTCATCGGACAACACGAAGCCTTGATGATGCAGCAGCAAATGGCTATTGTGTCTCTGCAACAGCAAAATGCTGGAACGATTCAAGAACAGAAACCGCAAATAATTCAAGAAAACATAGCTGATGTGCCTCAACAACGACTAGAAGGACCGCCAGCATTGGTCAATAATGACTCAAATCCATTTGGGAATCCTTTCACTGACCAAGATCTTACAACTCATAATAATCCCTCTCAGGATCTGTCTAATGTATCTCAAAATCAAAACTCACCAGCTAGTTTAATCTAA
- the LOC132625568 gene encoding UDP-glucuronate 4-epimerase 1, translating into MRGLEEEFIPSTPGKFKDKTYYSVNRQFHRCFASTSTMFLWALFLIALTASYLSFQSFMDSGTRYLSSTWGSLHWEKQVRDSAQIHRVNGMSVLVTGAAGFVGSHVSIALKKRGDGVVGIDNFNNYYDPTLKKARKNLLNSQNIFIVEGDVNDMRMLVKLFDIVAFTHVMHLAAQAGVRYAMENPQSYVHSNIAGLVTLLEACKNANPQPAIVWASSSSVYGLNEKVPFSESDRTDQPASLYAATKKAGEEITHTYNHIYGLSITGLRFFTVYGPWGRPDMAYFSFTRNILQGKPITVYRGKNRVDLARDFTYIDDIVKGCVGSLDTAGKSTGSGGKKRGPAPYRIFNLGNTSPVTVPMMVAMLEKHLKIKAKKHVLDMPGNGDVPFTHANISLARKELGYKPTTDLQTGLRKFVRWYLSYYGYSQEKSVK; encoded by the coding sequence ATGAGGGGATTGGAAGAGGAATTTATTCCATCAACACCAGGAAAATTCAAAGACAAAACTTATTACTCCGTTAACCGTCAATTCCACAGATGTTTCGCttcaacaagtacaatgttcTTATGGGCATTATTCTTGATTGCTTTAACGGCTTCCTATTTGAGTTTCCAGTCATTCATGGATTCCGGTACCCGGTATCTTTCCTCTACATGGGGTAGTCTTCATTGGGAAAAACAAGTCCGTGATTCCGCTCAAATCCACCGTGTCAATGGTATGTCCGTACTTGTTACCGGTGCAGCCGGTTTCGTTGGTTCCCACGTTTCAATTGCTTTAAAAAAACGTGGAGACGGCGTCGTTGGGATTGATAATTTCAACAATTATTACGACCCCACGTtgaagaaagcaagaaaaaatcTTTTAAATTCTCAGAATATTTTTATTGTTGAAGGTGATGTGAACGACATGCGTATGTTAGTGAAGCTATTTGATATTGTAGCGTTTACGCATGTTATGCATTTAGCTGCGCAGGCTGGTGTGCGTTACGCAATGGAAAATCCACAATCTTATGTTCATAGTAATATTGCTGGACTTGTTACACTTCTTGAAGCTTGTAAAAATGCTAACCCACAACCCGCTATTGTATGGGCTAGCTCCAGTTCAGTTTACGGGTTAAATGAAAAAGTACCATTTTCTGAATCGGATCGGACGGATCAACCCGCTTCGTTATATGCAGCTACTAAGAAAGCGGGCGAGGAAATTACTCACACGTATAATCATATATACGGTTTGTCGATAACCGGGTTGAGGTTtttcacggtttacgggccgtggGGTAGACCTGACATGGCGTATTTTAGTTTTACGAGGAATATATTGCAAGGGAAACCGATCACGGTTTATCGGGGCAAGAATCGGGTCGATTTGGCCCGTGATTTTACTTACATTGATGATATTGTGAAAGGGTGTGTGGGGTCACTTGATACAGCTGGGAAGAGTACCGGGTCGGGTGGGAAGAAACGGGGCCCCGCTCCTTATCGGATCTTTAATTTGGGTAATACGTCACCTGTTACTGTTCCAATGATGGTTGCTATGTTGGAAAAGCATTTGAAGATTAAAGCTAAGAAACATGTTTTGGATATGCCTGGAAACGGTGACGTTCCGTTTACACATGCGAATATCAGTTTGGCCCGAAAAGAACTCGGGTATAAACCGACAACCGATTTGCAAACCGGGTTGAGGAAATTTGTTAGGTGGTATCTCTCTTATTATGGATACAGTCAAGAAAAGTCTGTAAAATAA
- the LOC132625581 gene encoding glycine-rich protein 5-like, with amino-acid sequence MARVQGLGFLALLVLSTLVMVSEGRVARKDLGLDLGGGIGVGVGAGVGLGLGGGSGSGAGAGAGSGSGSGSRSSSSSSSSSGSTSSGNGDAGSEAGSYAGSRAGSGSRGGSSRAGSEAGSYAGSRAGSGN; translated from the coding sequence ATGGCTAGGGTGCAGGGTTTGGGCTTTCTTGCTTTGCTTGTTTTGTCAACTCTTGTGATGGTCTCAGAGGGTCGAGTGGCACGAAAGGATTTGGGCCTAGACTTGGGTGGTGGTATAGGAGTGGGCGTTGGTGCTGGGGTGGGCTTGGGCCTAGGAGGGGGAAGTGGTTCAGGGGCCGGAGCAGGAGCAGGTTCTGGCTCTGGATCTGGCTCAAGATCAAGTTCTAGTTCAAGTTCAAGCTCAGGTTCAACTTCCTCGGGCAATGGTGATGCAGGTTCAGAGGCAGGCTCATATGCTGGATCAAGAGCTGGTTCTGGTAGTCGAGGTGGATCAAGTCGTGCAGGTTCAGAGGCAGGCTCATACGCTGGATCGAGAGCCGGTTCTGGTAATTAA
- the LOC132625595 gene encoding GDSL esterase/lipase At2g24560-like, with protein MALQAFFFFTFFLWSDIITGQTLMPNITSTLIFGDSTMDTGNNNYIFTLVKANHPPYGKDYPNHVSTGRFSNGKLVPDILACLLNLKQDGVPPYLQPNLSTNELLTGINFASAGSGYDELTSIITSTISMTKQLRYFKEYLEKIKGVVGEIEAERILKSALVIISCGTNDFIFNFYDVPTRRIQFSMSEYQDFLLDKLQFFVKELYDLGCRMMLVNGLPPIGCLPVQMTAKSPLLGTCIENENSDSQIYNQKLKKLLVQLQAQLAGSKMLYADSYTPLLDLINNPQEYGFVETNRGCCGSGLVEAGPLCTRFSPVCSNTSEYVFFDSVHPTEAAYIKLIECLVKDFFSQFSSIPSP; from the exons ATGGCACTTCAAGCTTTCTTCTTTTTTACCTTTTTCTTGTGGAGTGATATCATTACTGGTCAAACACTAATGCCAAATATTACTTCCACTCTAATTTTTGGTGATTCCACAATGGATACAGGAAATAACAACTACATATTCACTTTAGTCAAAGCAAATCACCCACCTTATGGCAAAGATTATCCTAATCATGTCTCCACAGGGAGATTTTCAAATGGAAAATTAGTGCCAGACATATTAGCTTGCTTACTAAATCTCAAACAAGATGGTGTTCCTCCATATTTAcagccaaatttatcaacaaatGAATTGCTCACGGGAATTAACTTTGCATCAGCTGGATCAGGATATGATGAACTGACCAGTATAATTACTAGCACAATTTCTATGACTAAACAGTTACGATATTTTAAGGAGTATTTGGAGAAAATTAAAGGGGTTGTAGGAGAAATTGAAGCTGAAAGAATATTGAAAAGTGCTTTGGTTATTATTAGTTGTGGGACTAATgactttatttttaatttctatgATGTGCCAACAAGAAGGATTCAGTTCAGTATGAGTGAGTACCAAGATTTTCTGCTGGACAAGCTGCAATTTTTTGTCAAG GAACTTTATGATCTTGGATGCCGTATGATGTTAGTGAATGGCCTGCCTCCAATTGGATGTCTTCCAGTTCAAATGACAGCAAAATCTCCACTTCTTGGAACTTGCATAGAAAATGAGAATTCTGATTCTCAAATTTATAATCAAAAGCTTAAAAAATTATTAGTTCAATTGCAAGCACAACTTGCTGGGAGCAAAATGTTATATGCAGACAGCTACACTCCTCTATTAGACCTTATTAACAATCCACAAGAATACG GATTTGTTGAAACAAACAGAGGATGTTGTGGAAGTGGACTAGTTGAAGCTGGACCCTTGTGTACGAGGTTCTCTCCCGTGTGTTCAAATACTTCAGAATACGTATTTTTTGATAGCGTTCATCCAACTGAAGCAGCATACATTAAGCTTATTGAGTGCCTGGTGAAGGACTTTTTCTCACAATTCTCAAGCATTCCAAGTCCTTGA